One genomic region from Balaenoptera acutorostrata chromosome 1, mBalAcu1.1, whole genome shotgun sequence encodes:
- the LOC103000409 gene encoding PRAME family member 12-like — MSVQNPLRLLELAGMSLLRDEASAITALKDLPTELFPPVFMEAFHGRYSETLKAMVQAWPFVRLPLGGLMKMPHLGTLQAVLDGLDILLAQKDHPRRCKLRVLDLRNTSQDFWRMWSGDRTHGCSSSLMAQVAEDRSRTKQPVAPLEVFIELHLKERTLDGFLTYLIRWVEQRKASIHLCCKKLRILSFPMENIMKVLSMVQLDCIQEVQVNCTWHLSTLAMFAPLLGQMGNVQRLLLSHIHLSAPGEQEQQHFVQITSQFLRLHHLRDLHLESPSCLEGCLDQMLRCLMTPLDNLAITHCLLSDSDLSHLSQCPNISQLKSLDLSGVTLTYSSPELLPVLLEKVAATLQELYLEQCGIRDSHLEAILQSLSHCSQLMFFSLRGNLISMAIMEKLLRHTSGLPSLSQELYPVPQESYSSQGILQLGRFAQCQAELFEILRVLGHPRIIWISSSPCLHCGDNIFYHPQPIIYL; from the exons ATGAGTGTCCAGAACCCCCTGAGACTCCTGGAACTGGCGGGAATGAGCTTGCTGAGGGATGAGGCCTCAGCCATCACGGCTCTGAAGGATCTGCCCACAGAGCTCTTCCCCCCAGTGTTCATGGAGGCCTTCCATGGGAGATACAGTGAGACCCTGAAGGCCATGGTGCAAGCCTGGCCCTTTGTCCGCCTGCCTCTGGGGGGCCTGATGAAGATGCCTCATCTGGGAACCTTACAAGCAGTACTGGATGGGCTTGATATCCTGCTTGCACAGAAAGATCATCCCAG GAGGTGCAAACTGCGGGTGCTGGATTTAAGAAATACCAGCCAGGACTTCTGGAGAATGTGGTCTGGAGACAGGACCCATGGATGTTCAAGCTCACTGATGGCACAAGTGGCTGAGGACAGGTCAAGGACAAAACAGCCCGTGGCTCCCTTGGAGGTATTCATAGAACTTCATCTCAAGGAGAGGACCCTGGATGGATTCCTCACCTACCTCATCAGGTGGGTGGAGCAGAGAAAAGCTTCCATACACCTGTGCTGTAAGAAGCTGAGGATTCTTTCATTTCCCATGGAAAATATTATGAAGGTCCTGAGTATGGTGCAGTTGGACTGTATTCAGGAGGTACAAGTGAATTGCACCTGGCATCTGTCCACCCTGGCCATGTTTGCTCCTCTCCTGGGCCAGATGGGTAATGTGCAGAGACTCCTTCTCTCCCACATCCACCTGTCTGCACCTGGGGAGCAGGAACAGCAGCACTTTGTCCAAATTACCTCTCAGTTCCTCAGGCTGCACCATCTCCGGGATCTCCATCTGGAATCTCCCTCCTGCCTTGAAGGATGCCTGGACCAGATGCTCAG GTGCCTGATGACGCCCTTGGACAACCTTGCAATAACTCACTGCCTCCTTTCGGATTCAGACTTGAGCCATCTGTCCCAGTGTCCGAACATCAGTCAGCTAAAGAGCCTGGATCTGAGTGGTGTCACCCTGACCTACTCTAGTCCTGAGCTCCTCCCAGTTCTGTTGGAGAAAGTTGCAGCCACCCTCCAGGAACTGTATTTAGAGCAATGTGGGATCAGGGACTCTCACCTCGAAGCCATCTTGCAATCTCTGAGCCACTGCTCTCAGCTCATGTTCTTCAGCCTGCGTGGAAACCTCATCTCCATGGCCATCATGGAGAAGCTGCTGCGACACACCTCCGGGCTGCCCAGCTTAAGTCAAGAGCTGTATCCTGTCCCTCAGGAGAGTTACAGCTCTCAGGGGATCCTCCAACTGGGAAGATTTGCCCAGTGTCAGGCTGAACTGTTTGAGATTCTGAGAGTCTTAGGACATCCCAGGATCATCTGGATTAGTTCCAGCCCCTGTCTGCACTGTGGAGATAACATATTCTATCATCCCCAGCCCATCATATACCTCTGA